The window GAAGGGCCGCCACCGTCGCCTCGCGTCCCTGCGAGAGCTGCAATTGCAGGGACGGGGACACCTTGAAATAGGGCTGGTATATTCCCGTCCAGGAAACGAATGGCAGGCCCTCCACCCCTGCGCGTTGCCGGTTGTCCACGGCCACCAGCAAGGCGTTGTAGGGGATGTAGCCGCAGACCTTCCCCCCCGCTTCCCGCACCGCCTCCAGCCACGATCCCTCGATGCTCCCCGCGCACTGCACGAGATAGAGACCGGACGACCGGTACCCGTCGACCCGGAAAGCGGGGGGGATGCGGCCCGCGTCATGGTCCCAGGGATAGATGGCGCCGTTCGTCAGGAGGACGGGGAAACCGGGCGACGGACCGGGCTCCTGCGCGCGTGCGGCGTCCCCCGAGCCGACCGCGCCGCACGCCGTGAGCAGGACCACCGCGAGGATCACGGCTTTCGCCCGGCGGCAAAGCCTCCCGTTACGCGAGCACATCATATCCACGTCCAAAAGCGATCTGCCGGTAAGGCTCCCAGGGAAGCCTCGTGGCACTGAGCCAGTGGGCCGGTCGAGTTCGCCCTCCGCCTCCCGCCGTCAGCCCTCCCCAGCTTGCCCTTTGGCCCGCCGGGTCGGCGCGACACCAATCCGCTTCCGCGTATCCACCTAGGGGATGCGCTTCCAGGAGCGCACTTCCTCCATCATCGCCTCCAGGTTCTTCAGCGGCGCTTCCGGGGGCACATCGCATCCGGTGGAGAAGACGTAGTTCCTTATCGCCTTGGTGTTCCTGAGCAGCCGCCGCGTCTCCCAGCGCACGTCCTCGGCGGTCCCGCGGTGAACAACCCTCTTGGGGTCCAGGTTGCCCAGCACGACGACGCTCCTGGGAAGGCGTTCCGCCGCCTGGGCGATGTCCATGCGCGCATCCAGGAGCACGCCGTCTCCGCCGCAGCTGCCAATCTCATCCAGGAGGTGCGTCACGTCGCCGCATATGTGCAGCATCCCGCACGCTCCCCCCGACCTTATGATGCCGAAAAGGGCGCTGAGATAAGGGCGGTAAACGGTGCGGAAAACCCTGGTATCGAGGGCTTCCGCCACCGGGTCCACCACCATGACCACGTGCGCCCGCGAGGCAAGGGCGGCGGCGTACTCCCCCACCACGGAGGTTGCGAAGGCAAGGGCGTCCTTCATGTCGCTTCCCTTTCCCATCTCCGCGAGCATATCCGTCGTCCCCGCGAGCTGGGAGAGAAGGGTCAGCGGGCCGGTGACGAAAGCCCCGCACAGGCCCGTCCCGTCAGCCCGCAGCTCCTCCGCCACCCTGAGAAAGAGCGGCATGCGCGCCGTCCTCTCCGGGTCCGGCGGGTCCAGCTCCATGAACCTTTCAAGGCGCGGCAGTTCCTGCTGCGCGAGGTTGGGCGGCCTTCTCTCGAAGAACTCCACATCCAGGCCGAGCGCCTCCGCCTCCACGGTCGGGTCCAGGAGCGTGAAGGTTATGTCGGGCCGCAGGCGTTCCCGCAGGGCGCGCAATGCCTCCAGCTGCACCTCGGCATCGTTTACCGCGCCGCGTACCGACTTTCCCGCCAGCCTCACCCCGGGGTATCCCACCAGGGGAGCCGCAAGCCTGCCGCTCTGGCTCACCACCCAGTCATAGAAGTTCATGCCGCCTTCCCTTCCCTGAGCACCGCCGCCCGCCCGAACGACGCCTTTTCTCCTTCAAGACCGCCTCCCGATATCCCGCGCAATCCCGGGATGCCGCCTTCCTTTCCCCGGGCACCGCCGCCCGCCTGGAAACATAATACCCCAATGCTTCCATGCCGACCAAGGAAAGGCGGAAACGCGAGGGGCGGCCGCCGGGGTGCCCCGGCCCGACCTACGCGCCTTCCTTCCCCCGCGGTGCGCATATATAATGTGACGCATGAAAGTCGTCCATTACAGCGAGGTTCCCGCCGAGGATCCCGGCGGCGAGAGCGCGGGCGTCACCATAAGGTGGCTCATATCGCGGGAGGACGGCGCTCCCCATTACTACATGCGGGTCTTCGAGGTCTCCCCCGCGGGCTACTCCCCTCTGCACCGCCATCCCTGGGAACACGAGATCTACATCCTCTCGGGCGAGGGCGAGCTGGTATCGGAAGGGGGTTCCGTGCGGGTGGAGCCGGGGACGGCGATCTTCGTCGAGAGCGAAGAGCTGCACCAGTTGAGGAACGTGGGGGAGCGAATCCTGCGCTTCATCTGCACCATACCGTCATCGGGGTCATGACGCCCCGGGTCAACACGCGGGGCCAGGCGCGGGGTGTTGCCTGAGGCAATGGATGGGGTGCGACCTCGGGTGTCGCCCGGGCGACTCTCACGCCCGTTCCCTGGGGAGCAGGTCCTCGCCGTCTATGAGGTGGATGACCTCCAGGCAGTTCTTCACCACTTCCTGGTATTTCTGGTGTTCCCTCCTCAGGTAGCCGACGGGGCAGCGCACCGCCCGTATGTTCCTCACCACGATGTCCCTGCGATCGTGGATGTGTCCCGATATGGAAACGGTCACCTTGTCGTGGGAGGACAGCACGCCGCCGGTCTCCCGCGATCCCGGGAAGGGGATGCCCTCCACGGAGAGCTCGTCGAAGGGCGGGTAATGCGTGATCACCACCACCTCCCGCACCGCGGCTTCGCGGCTGAGGCCCTCTATATCCTGGTCAAGGCGGTAGTTGAACTCGCGCGCCACCTCGAAATCCACCCTCTTGACGGGAGCCCCTCCCTCCGCCACCATGGTCGAGATGTCCGTCCAGCAGGCCCAGCGCATGTCATTCCAGATGCTGTCGAGCAGGTAATGGTAATCTCTGGGAAAGGCGACCGCCGCGGTCCCCGTGCCGTGGGTGTGATCGTACCATCCTATGCTGCCCGCGAAACCGACTCCCCTGTACACCTGGGGCTCCATCCAGAGGGGGACGAAGTCGTTGCGGCGACAGACCTCGGGCAGGTAGAAGTAGTATTTCTCGTAGGAGTCGTGCCCCAGGTTCTGCATCTCCTCTGAAAGGACCCAGATATCCTGGTTGCCGGGGACGAAGAGCTTCGGGCAGCGCAGCGAAGCGAAGCAATCGAGGGCGTACTCCAGGTCTCCCAGTTCGGGACTCACGTCCCCCGCGATGACGAAGACGTCGGGGTCCACGATCTTGAGTACTTCGGCGAGGTAGGGAACGAGCTCCCAGTTCCGCTGCGAGATATCCACGTGGAGATCGCTGGTGTACGCTATCCTCAAGCTCGGCCTCCCCCTCCGGTCCGCAAGGGTGTATCTCTATTCTAAGGGATAACCGCGTGATAAATCTTCCGCAAAGGCGAGCCGCCCCTCCGCGTGATATAAAACAGCTGGCCACGCCGGAAACACGGCGTTTCCCTGCTCCGGCGCCGCCGTCGCCCGCTCAGGCCCTCAGGGCACCGCCGTCATAGAGGGGAAGCGCGTTCTCCCCATCGGGCTGAGGGATATGCACCGTAAAGACGGAACCCTTGCCGCGTTCGCTCCTCACCTCGATGCGCCCGTCGTGCGCTTCCACCAGTTTGTTTACGATGTAGAGTCCCAGCCCCATCCCCTTTATGGTGCCCCCTTCCTTTCCTTCCCCCTTGCGGAAAGGCTGAAATATGAGGTTCACGTTCTCCTCGCTGATGCCCTGTCCCTCGTCCCTCACCCCCAGGACGACCTCCCTCCCTTCCCTGTGGGCGAAGACCTCGATCCTGGAACCGGGAGGCGAATACTTGGCCGCGTTGTCCATGAGATTGAAGAGGACGATCTCCAGCTTGTCGCGGTCGGCAATCACGCTGGCGGCATCCTCCGCTATGTCCACCTCCACGACGTTATCTGAGGACCTGGCGCGAAGTTCCTCCACCAGGCTCCCCACCATGGTCACGAGGTCCACTTCCTCCAGGTCCACCGCCAGCTTGCCCGACTCCAGCCGCGAGACTTCCATCATGTTGATGACGCTGCGCCGCAGGCGGTCCGCGGCCTTGCGCAGCTTCTCTATGATCTCCCGGCTCTCCCTGCCGTCCAGCGTCTGCCCGTATTCGCGGAGCACCTCCGAAAAGCCCATGATGAGGGTGAGGGGGTGGCGCAATTCGTGTGAGGCCATGCTGATAAGATCCGTCTTGGTCTTGAGGTTCTCTTCCTGGCGGCGGCACATGTCCTCCAGAAGACCGATGCGGGCCTGCAGGGCCTCCACGCGCAGGGGAACGGAAACCGCCATGCCGAGCAGGCCCGCCGCCCTCTCTATCAACTCCGTCTCCCGCTCCGCGAAGGCCCCTCCCCTGACGCTTCCTACCAGCAGGATACCCTTGATGCCCTCTCCGAGAAGGGGCACCGCGACGTAGGACCTTATCCCCCGCAGTGCCAGCCTGTCCTCTCCCGGCCCCCACAGGAAGGTGTTCAGGTTGTTCCTCACCAGTTTCCCGCTACGGGCCAGGGAAAGGGCGAGCGCTCCCTGGGGGTCGACGATGGCGGCGAACTCCTCCTCGTCCAGGGCTTCTCCCTTCATCCATCCCACGTGCCTTGCTCCCGTCTTTCCCTGCAAAGATGCCAGGAACAGGTCAACGGAGGCGACGCTCTCGAGCTCCCTGTAGAGACCCCCGCACGCTTCCTCGAGGGAAACGGCCGCGGAAAGACGCCTGGAGATGCGCAACAGTATCTTGCTCACCTGGAGATGGTCGCCGCTGCGCGCCCTTTCCTGCATGGACTCGAGCACGGAAACAGCCTGTCCCGCAAGGAAACAGGCCAGCCTCAGGTGGAATTCCCGGAAGGCCTCCCGGCCGTCGTTGCGCTCCAAGAGGATGGCGCCCAGAATGCCCTTTCTCCCCGCCAGGGGTACCGCTATGCGCCATCCCGAATCCCCTTCACCGCTCTCCCCAGCGGGGACGCCGTTACGCAGCGAACAATTCCCCTGTAGCGCCTCCACCATCTCCGGCCTCGTGAGGAGGGTCATGTCAAGGCTTTCCTCCCCCGTGCCGCAGTCCATCACGCCCTCGAATCTCTGCGCCTCACCGTCTATCACCGCGACCACCGCGCGGTCGCAGCCGAAGAGCTCCCTCCCTCCGCGTGCCAGTATACGCAGGGCCCTCCCCTGATCGTCGCACGCGGCCAGCTCTCCTTCCAGCTCCGCCAGCATCTCGAGCGAACGGCGGTACTCCTCCGCGCGCAGCCTCTCATCCACGCCTCCCGCAAGGTGCAGCATCAACCCCGCCAGGGAGGGAAGGGAGTCCAGCTCCGACTTGGTGAACCTGCTGTCGCCGGGCAGGTAAAAGCCGCAGAGAAGGAACCTCGTACCTGCGCGTGCCGGGACCAGGAGCAGGGTCAGGCCGCCGGCCGTCGCCAGCTCCGAGGCGGGCATCTCCTCCATGGCGGGGCTTTCGGGTTTCACCACCGACATGCGCTGCAGGCCTATGGCAGCTTTTTCCAGCCCGCCCGTAGTGCGAAACAGCTTCTCGCCGCCGTATACGGCGTCGGCATACCAGAGAAACGACCTCTCCTCCGTCCCCCGCCCGCCCATGTAAGCGAAACCCATGCGCGCGGACAGTTCCACGCATACCTTGCGCAGCCCCGACGAGAGGAACCCCTCGCTGTCCGCAGCTTCCTCGGCGATACGGGTCAGGTCCTCTATCATGGCGGGCAGATCCCACGCGGATGACCTCCGCGCCTCCCGCTGGGTGGAGACTCCCTCCTCCGCGAAGAGCTCGCCCAGACGGTGCGTGACCTGGACAAGCAGCTCCATGTCCTGCGGTCCCATGGCCGTGTACGTGCGCCCGAAGAGGGTGAGGATGCCCACCAGCTGATCCTCGCGAAAGATCGGGGTGAGCAGGAAAGACTTCACCTGGTTGGCGTGGAAATACGGCTTGACGGCGGGGAAAAACTCGCTGATGCGGTTCGCGTCCAGGCTCAGCTCCCTGTCCCCCGAACGGCGCAGCGACTGCAGGAGCTCGGGCAGGTTCTCCTCGAAGAGATGCTCGATCAGGTCAGGCATGCCGCCCCATCCACGGGAGGCGATGAGCACGGCCATCTTCTCCTCCTCCGGACCGCGCAGGCGGTGGACGGTCCCCCCGTCCACGTTGAAAAGCTTGATGAGGAGATCGAGGCTGAGGGAGGCGGCCCGCACGCAGTCCGTCCTCCCTATCACGTAATCGGAAAGTATCCCCAGCTCAACTTCCGGGCCTTCCTTGGCCCCGGCGATCTCCCCCAGCCGGTCCTCCAGGGCGAAGAGCTCCACCATGCGTTCCAGCACGACGCTGACCGCCGCCGCCTTGAAAGACTGGGGGTCGGGGAGGGGGGCATGGGGGGCGAGGGCGACCAGGAGCACCGCCGTAAGGTAAGCGTGGCTGCGGATGGGGAAGAGGAGAACGTGCTCGACCGGCGTGACGGTGATCTCCTCCAGGCCGAGCTCGGCGAGCCCCTTCCTGTCCACGGCGATGAAGCGCCGCGCGGCCTGGCGCGAGACCCATTCCACGGGCAGCAGCCTCCCCCTGATCGCCTCCCTGGCACCCGCGTCCAGGTTCCAGGCCAGCCTGGGCTCCAGGAAGGAGGAGGCCTGTTTGCGCGAGAAAAGCACCGCGCGCTCTCCCCCCACCGCTTCCGCGATGGCTCCCAGCACTTCCTCCAGGGAGAAACCCGAAGAGTAGCGCCTAAGCACCTCGCGGTACAGGTCCACCGCATCCCGCAGCTCCATCTCACATCTCCCCTCACATACCGGCAACCCGCGTGCTGCGGCGTTTTCCCGGGAGGACCTCCTTGCGCGCGCAGGGTCGCCCTAACGCCTCACCCGACCTGGTCATCGTTATTCATCATTATCATATAATTATTTTGCCCGCGTTCGTTTAATCCTTCCCCGGGTCAGCGCGGCGCGGCACCCCCTTGTCCCCGCAAGGCAACGACCCCTCGCGTCAGCCCGACATGCCATGGTGCGGAATCGGAGCCGGGCATGCCCGTGCAGTGCGGAACGCCTCCGTGATCTCCACCCCCTGGAGAATGGAAACGGTAGGGGCTTCCCCGCCTGAAACCCTCATTCGCCGGCGCTTCTCAGGAGCCTTTCCAGCTCCTGCGCGCCCCGGATCTCCTCGAGGAGAAGCGCGGCCATCTCCCTCACCTCGGGATCCTCGTCCTCCCGCACGGATGCGAGAGGCTCCACCGCCGCTTCCCCGATCCCGGCGATCCTGTTCCAGCGACGCGTGGCGATGAAATAGCGCGCCCTCTCCGCATCGTCCGCGGGCTCC of the Actinomycetota bacterium genome contains:
- a CDS encoding uroporphyrinogen decarboxylase family protein; this encodes MNFYDWVVSQSGRLAAPLVGYPGVRLAGKSVRGAVNDAEVQLEALRALRERLRPDITFTLLDPTVEAEALGLDVEFFERRPPNLAQQELPRLERFMELDPPDPERTARMPLFLRVAEELRADGTGLCGAFVTGPLTLLSQLAGTTDMLAEMGKGSDMKDALAFATSVVGEYAAALASRAHVVMVVDPVAEALDTRVFRTVYRPYLSALFGIIRSGGACGMLHICGDVTHLLDEIGSCGGDGVLLDARMDIAQAAERLPRSVVVLGNLDPKRVVHRGTAEDVRWETRRLLRNTKAIRNYVFSTGCDVPPEAPLKNLEAMMEEVRSWKRIP
- a CDS encoding cupin domain-containing protein, with the translated sequence MKVVHYSEVPAEDPGGESAGVTIRWLISREDGAPHYYMRVFEVSPAGYSPLHRHPWEHEIYILSGEGELVSEGGSVRVEPGTAIFVESEELHQLRNVGERILRFICTIPSSGS
- a CDS encoding metallophosphoesterase, with the protein product MRIAYTSDLHVDISQRNWELVPYLAEVLKIVDPDVFVIAGDVSPELGDLEYALDCFASLRCPKLFVPGNQDIWVLSEEMQNLGHDSYEKYYFYLPEVCRRNDFVPLWMEPQVYRGVGFAGSIGWYDHTHGTGTAAVAFPRDYHYLLDSIWNDMRWACWTDISTMVAEGGAPVKRVDFEVAREFNYRLDQDIEGLSREAAVREVVVITHYPPFDELSVEGIPFPGSRETGGVLSSHDKVTVSISGHIHDRRDIVVRNIRAVRCPVGYLRREHQKYQEVVKNCLEVIHLIDGEDLLPRERA
- a CDS encoding GAF domain-containing protein; protein product: MELRDAVDLYREVLRRYSSGFSLEEVLGAIAEAVGGERAVLFSRKQASSFLEPRLAWNLDAGAREAIRGRLLPVEWVSRQAARRFIAVDRKGLAELGLEEITVTPVEHVLLFPIRSHAYLTAVLLVALAPHAPLPDPQSFKAAAVSVVLERMVELFALEDRLGEIAGAKEGPEVELGILSDYVIGRTDCVRAASLSLDLLIKLFNVDGGTVHRLRGPEEEKMAVLIASRGWGGMPDLIEHLFEENLPELLQSLRRSGDRELSLDANRISEFFPAVKPYFHANQVKSFLLTPIFREDQLVGILTLFGRTYTAMGPQDMELLVQVTHRLGELFAEEGVSTQREARRSSAWDLPAMIEDLTRIAEEAADSEGFLSSGLRKVCVELSARMGFAYMGGRGTEERSFLWYADAVYGGEKLFRTTGGLEKAAIGLQRMSVVKPESPAMEEMPASELATAGGLTLLLVPARAGTRFLLCGFYLPGDSRFTKSELDSLPSLAGLMLHLAGGVDERLRAEEYRRSLEMLAELEGELAACDDQGRALRILARGGRELFGCDRAVVAVIDGEAQRFEGVMDCGTGEESLDMTLLTRPEMVEALQGNCSLRNGVPAGESGEGDSGWRIAVPLAGRKGILGAILLERNDGREAFREFHLRLACFLAGQAVSVLESMQERARSGDHLQVSKILLRISRRLSAAVSLEEACGGLYRELESVASVDLFLASLQGKTGARHVGWMKGEALDEEEFAAIVDPQGALALSLARSGKLVRNNLNTFLWGPGEDRLALRGIRSYVAVPLLGEGIKGILLVGSVRGGAFAERETELIERAAGLLGMAVSVPLRVEALQARIGLLEDMCRRQEENLKTKTDLISMASHELRHPLTLIMGFSEVLREYGQTLDGRESREIIEKLRKAADRLRRSVINMMEVSRLESGKLAVDLEEVDLVTMVGSLVEELRARSSDNVVEVDIAEDAASVIADRDKLEIVLFNLMDNAAKYSPPGSRIEVFAHREGREVVLGVRDEGQGISEENVNLIFQPFRKGEGKEGGTIKGMGLGLYIVNKLVEAHDGRIEVRSERGKGSVFTVHIPQPDGENALPLYDGGALRA